TCAAGGTCGACGGCGAGGACTACCTGCTGCTTCGTGCCGATGACATCTACGCCATCATCGAGGACTAAGCCGGTCGCACCCGTTCTGCGAAACCATACTTTGGAGGATTAAGAAATGGCTAAGGACATTCTTTTCGGCACTGACGCCCGTGCCAAGCTCGCCAAGGGCGTGAACACCCTTGCCGACGCGGTGACCACCACGATGGGACCCAAGGGTCGCTACGTGGCCCTGCAGCGCTCCTACGGTGCACCCACGATTACCAACGACGGCGTCTCCGTCGCCAAGGAGATCGAGCTCAAGGATCCCATCGAGAACATGGGTGCCCAGCTGGTGAAGGAGGTCGCCACCAAGACCAACGACGCCGTGGGTGACGGCACCACCACCGCCACGCTCCTGGCCCAGGTCATCGTCAACGAGGGCCTGCGCAACGTGGCTGCGGGTGCCAACCCCATCGCCATTCGTCGCGGCGTGGACAAGGCCGTCGATGCCGTCGTGAACGAGATGAAGAAGTCCGCCCAGGACGTCTCCACCAAGAAGCAGATCGCCTCCGTGGGCACCATCTCTGCCTCCGACCCCGCGATTGGGGCCAAGATTTCCGATGCCATGGACATCGTGGGCAAGGACGGCGTCATCACCGTCGAGGACTCCCAGACCTTTGGCATCGACATCGACACCGTCGAGGGCATGCAGTTCGACAAGGGCTACATCTCCCCGTACTTCTCGACCAACAACGAGAGCATGGTCGCCGAGCTCGACTCGCCCTACATTCTCATGACCGACCAGAAGATCTCCAACATCCAGGACATCCTGCCCATCCTTGAGGCCGTTCAGAAGCAGGGCGCACCTCTGCTCCTCATTGCCGAGGACGTGGACGGCGAGGCTCTGGCCACGCTGATTCTGAACAAGCTCCGCGGCGTGCTCAACGTCTGCGCCGTCAAGGCTCCCGGCTACGGCGATCGTCGCAAGCGCATGCTCGAGGACATCGCCGTGCTGACCGGCGGCCAGGTCGCCATGAAGGAGCTTGGCATCAACCTCACCGACGTCACCGCCGAGATGCTCGGCCGCGCGAAGTCCGTCAAGGTCACCAAGGACGACACCACCATCGTAGGCGGCTCGGGCTCCAAGGACGCCATCGAGGAGCGCATCGGCCAGATCAAGGCCGAGATTGACAACACCACCTCCGACTTCGACCGCGAGAAGCTCCAGGAGCGTCTCGCCAAGCTCTCCGGCGGCGTTGCCGTCATCAAGGTCGGCGCTGCCACCGAGGTCGAGCTTAAGGAGATCAAGCACCGCATCGAGGATGCGCTGCAGGCCACGCGCGCGGCCGTCGAGGAGGGCATCGTCGCCGGCGGCGGCGTCGCGTTCCTGACCGCCTCCAAGGCGCTCGACGGCGTCCAGACCGTCGACGCCGACGAGAAGATCGGCGTGGAGATCATTCGCAAGGCGCTTGAGGCTCCCGTCAAGACCATCGCCAACAACGCGGGCTACGAGGGCTCCGTCGTGGCCGAGAAGATTAAGGGCCTGCCTGAGGGCCAGGGCCTCGACTCCGCGTCCGGTGAGTACGGCGACATGATCGAGATGGGCGTTCTCGACCCCGTCAAGGTCGCGCGCGTCACGCTCCAGAACGCCGCCTCCGTGGCGTCTCTCATCCTCATCACCGAGGCCACCATCACTGACGAACCCAAGGACACCACCATCGAAGAGGCTATCTCAGCGGCGGCTGCCCAGGGCGGCCAGGGTGGCGGCGGCATGTACTAAGGTACTAAGGCCAAGGCTCACCTAGCCGGGTATGCCCCCGGCCTTCCCACGAGAAGCGCGCTTTGCGCAGCTTCTTCTCGGAAGGCCGGGGGCGTTTTTCTGCGTGATGTGCCTGGACCCTTGGCCCATCGAGTGCGCGAAAGCCCGTTGTGGCTCTGAGAAGGCGCTCACGAATTCGGCCCTGGGGCACGGCGGCAAGACGATTGCGCAGGAATCGGGGGCTGGGGCACGTCACAAGGGGCGGTACGTGCCCCAGCCCCCGATTCATGAGCGGTTGGCCGTGATGCGCTTCTCGTTTACAAAAAGAGCCCGGAACCGCAAGGCGGCTCCGGGCTCGGTACGTACTCGATCGAACGAAGACCTATGCGCAGAGAGCCCTGGTGATGCTCGCTGCGGCAGTCTTGCCGGCGCCCATGGCCAGGATGACCGTGGCCGCACCGGTGACGATGTCACCGCCGGCCCAGATGCGCGGGTCGGACGTGCGGCCGTCCTCGTCGGCGAGGATGTAGCCCCACTTGTTGAGCTTGATGTCGCCAATCATCTTGGCGAACGGGTTGGCGTTGGTGCCGATGGCGGAGATGGCCACGTCGCAGGGAATCTCCTCGATGGCACCCTCGATGGGCACCGGGCGCCTGCGACCGGACGCATCGGGCGCGCCGAGCTCCATCTTTTGGACGCGCACGGCGCAGACGCAGCCGTCCTCGCCCTTGACGAACTCGAGCGGGGAGACGAGCGGCATGACCTCGACGCCCTCGGCCTTGGCGTGGTGCAGCTCGGCGCGACGGGCGGGCATCTCCTCCTCGGAGCGGCGATACGCGATGACGGCGCGCTCGGCGCCCAGGCGCTTGGCGGTGCGCACGGCGTCCATGGCCACGTTGCCGCCGCCAAAGACCACGACGTTCGTGCCGTGCTTGGTGGGCGTGTCGTAGGTGGGGAACTTGTTGGCCTTCATCAGGTTCACGCGGGTGAGGTACTCGTTCGCGAAGAAGACGTTGGGCAGGTTCTCTCCCGGCACGTTCAAGAACTTGGGCAGACCGGCGCCCGTGGCCACGTAGATGGCGTCGTAGCCGGCCTCGAAGAGCTCCTCGGCATCCGTGATGCGACCCACGACGCTGTTGAACTCGAACTTGACGCCCAGCTCCTCGAGGCCGTCGATCTCGCGCTTGACGACCGCCTTGGGAAGACGGAACTCGGGGATGCCGTAGACGAGCACGCCGCCGCCGGTGAAGAAGGCCTCGAAGACCGTCACGTCAAAGCCGTTGCGCGCGAGCTCGCCTGCGCAGGCGATGCCGGAGGGGCCGGAGCCCACGACGGCGACCTTCTTGCCGTTCTTGGGGGCCATCTGGGGCTTGGAGGCCAGGTCGGGCTGGTCGCCCAGGAAGCGCTCCAGCTGGCCGATGGCCACGGGGTCGCCCTTCTTGCCGCGGATGCACTTGCCCTCGCACTGGTTCTCCTGGGGGCAGACGCGACCGCAGATGGCCGGCAGCATCGACTCCTCGCGGATGACGTCGAGCCCGCCGCCGAAGTCCTCGTCGCGAATCTTCTCGATGAACTTGGGGATGTTGATGTTGACGGGGCAGCCGTCGACGCAGAGGGGCTTCTTGCAGTCCAGGCAGCGATCCGCCTCGGCGAGCGCCATCTCCTTGGTGAATCCCTTGTCGACCGAGCGGAAGTCGCAGGCGCGCTCGGCGGCCGGCTCCTCGTTGTCTGCGGTGCGCGGGGACTTCATGTTGGGAACAAAGCGACCGTTTATCTGTGGCATGCGCAGTTCGCCTCCTCATAGGCCTTGAGGGCCTGGCCCTCCTCGGTACGGTATGCGGCCTGACGGGCGCGCAGGTCGTTCCAGTCGACCTTGGTGGCGTCGAAGTCGGGGCCGTCGACGCAGGCGAACTTCGTCACGCCGTCGACCTCGACGCGGCAGCAGCCGCACATGCCCGTGCCGTCGACCATGATGGGGTTGAGCGACGCGGTGATGGGGGTCCCGTACTTCTCGGCCGTGAGGGCGGAGAACTTCATCATGGGCACGGGGCCCACGCAGAAGACGTGGTCGACGGCCTTGGCCTCGAGCAGTCGCTCGAGCGGCGCGGTGACGACGCCCTTCTCGCCATAGGAGCCGTCGTCTGTGGTGATGTGAACGTGATCGTCGTCGAGGACCTCGCGGAACTGGTCCTCGAGCAGGAGCAGGTCCTTGGTGCGGGCTCCCATGATGGCATGGACCTCGTGGCCCGTGGCCTTGAGCTGGCGCGCGACGGGAAAGGCGATGGCAAGGCCCACGCCGCCGCCGATGACGGCCCACGTGCCCTCGCTCATCTCGGTCGGGCGGCCCAGGGGACCGGTGACGTCGGTGAGGTAGTCCCCCTCCTCAAAGGAGGAGAGCATCTCGGTCGTCTTGCCGATCACCATGAAGATGAACTCGACCCAACCCTCCTCGGCGTTCCAGTCCGCGAACGTGAACGGGACGCGCTCGCCCGTCTCGTTGGCGCGAATCATGAGGAACTGGCCGGCGTGAGCGTGCTTGGCCATGCCGGGTGCCTCGATGCGGAACTTGAACACCTTCTCCGAGAACTGTGTCTTATCGAGGATCTTGTACATTAACCGAACTCCTCTCCTGCCTCACATGCCCATGCCAAAGGCCCGCCCACTCCCCCCGAAGCGGTTGCGGCAGCGTGACCAAACGGCATTCTACATAGCAAATTATACGCTCACGCCCGCATATTTCTTTGGGGCCAGACGAGAAGATCAGAACTTATCTGAGGGGGGTCCCGTGGTGAGAAGGTCCTGCGTTACGTCGCAGGCGCGCGCGACCGCGGCCTCGAAGTCGGCGAGAAAGTCGCCCTTGAGCTCGCGCAGGACGTAGTCGGCCACGCCCATGCGCCCGGGCGGCCGTCCGATGCCCAGCTGCACGCGAACGAAGTCGCGGCTGCCCAGCTTGTCGGCAATCGAGCGCAGGCCGTTATGGGCGTTGAGGCCTCCCCCCACCTTCACGCGCACCTCGCCGGTCGCGAGGTCGACCTCGTCGTGGATGACCAGAATCTGCCCCGGCATGACGCGATGGGCGCGCGCGAGCTTGGAGAGGGGCCCCCCGCTCGTGTTCATGTAGCTCATCGGCTTGGCGAGAAGGACCGTGCGCACCTCGCCGTCCGCGTCTTTCCAGTCGAGCGCGGCGACCTGCGCGCCCGCCTCGCTCTTCCAGTAGCGCACGGCATGACGCTGGGCCAGGGCGTCCACCACGGCAAAGCCGGCGTTGTGGCGCGTGTGCGCGTACGCGGCGTCGGGGTTGCCGAGACCGCAGACGATCATGAGGGGGCGGCTCTGGGACATGGGGCCTCTCTTGCGGGCGGCGTGCTCGTAATGGGAAAAGGGGCCGCCCGAAGGCGGCCCCTGACGCGCGAACTAGAGGTTGAGGTTGCCGCCGAAGATCTCGGAGACGGATTTGCGCAGGTAGACGCTGTTGATGGCCTCGGCGAGCTCGTTGGCGACCGAGATCATCTTGATCTTGGAGCCGGGCTTGTTGGCCTCGTCGCACGGGATGATGTCGGTGACCACGCACTCCTCGATGGGGGCGTTTTGCAGGCGCTCGAGCGCCTCGCCGGAGAAGATGCCGTGGGTGGCGGAGACGTAGATGTCGCCGGCGCCCATGTCCTTGAGCTTGCAGACCGACCCGCACAGGGTGCCCGCCGTGTCAATCATGTCGTCGTTGACGATGCAGGTCTTGCCCTTGATGTCGCCGATGATGCCCATGACCTCGGACGTGTTGTGTCGGGGACGGCTCTTGTGGGCGATGGCCACCTCGCAGCCCAGGTAGTCGGAGAGCTTCTTGGCGGCCTTGGCGCGACCCATGTCCGGGGAGACCACGACGGTGTTGTCCCAGTCGAAGCCCTTCCCCTTGAAGTAGTCCCCCAGGAGGTAGAGGGCCGTGAGGTGTGTCACGGGGACGTCGAAGAAGCCCTGGATCTGGCCCTGGTGCAGGTCGATCGTGATGACCTGGTCCACGCCGGCGGCCTCGAGGAGGTTGGCCACGAGGCGCGCGGTGATGGGCTCGCGCGCGGCGGCCTTGCGGTCCTGGCGGGCGTAGCAGTAGTGGGGGAGCACGGCGGTGAACTTGGAGCAGGAGGCGCGCTTGGCGGCGTCCGTGGCGATGAGCGTCTCCATGAGGAGGTCGTTGACGTTCTCGCCGGCGAGCGACTGGATGAAGAAGACGTCGTCGCCGCGGACCGACTCGTCGTAGCGGGCGTAGATCTCCCCGTTGGCGAACTTCTCGATCTTGAGGCCCTGGAGCTCGAGGTGAAGGATGTCCGCGATCCTCTGGGAGAGCCCGGGGTTGCCCGTGCCGGTGTAGAGTTTGATCTCCTTCTTCAGAGGAATCGGTTCACACAGGTTCTCGTACATCTACGCGTTGTCCCTTCTCAGCCGGTCGAGTCGCTTGGCAGCGTACCCCTCTACTATGCGCTCCTCGTTGCGCTCAAGGGCGAGCGCGCCCGAGGGAACGTCGTGCGTGATGCAGGAGCTGGCGCCTACGAGCGCGCCGTCGCCGATGGTGACGGGGGCGACCATCATGGTGTCGGAGCCCACGAAGACGTCGTTGCCGATGGTGGTGCGGTGCTTGTGGACGCCGTCGTAGTTGCAGGTGATGGAGCCCGCGCCGATGTTGACGCCCGAGCCCATGGTGGTGTCGCCGATGTAGGAGAGGTGGGGGACCTTGGAGCCCACGCCGATGGTGGAGTTCTTGATCTCGACGTGCGTGCCCACGTGGGCACGGTCGAGCAGGTGCGCCCCGGGGCGCAGGTAGGCGCGCGGCCCCACGGTGACGTTCTTCTCGATGGTGGCCTGGATGCCCACGGTCTCCTCGACGGAGCTGCCGTCGCCCACCGAGCAGTCGGTGAGGCGGGTGTTGGGGCCCACGACGCAGCCCTCTCCCACGTGGGTCTGGCCCCAGAGCATGGTCTGGGGGAGGAGCTCGGTGTCGCGCCCCACGGTGGCGTCGGGCCCCACCCAGACGAGCGAGGGGTCGAGCATGGTGACGCCCTCGGCCATGAGGCGCTCGTTCGTGCGATCGCGCGCGATGCAGGAGAGCTGGGCGAGCTGGGCGCGCGAGTTCACGCCGAGAAGCTCGTTGGTGTCGGTGGCCTCGATGGCGCTCACGCGCTCGCCGTGTGCCTGCAGGATCTCGACCATGTCGGTGAGGTAGAGCTCGTGCTGGGCGTTGGCGCAGGAGAGCTCGCTGATGTGCGCGGCGAGGGTGGCGGCGTCGAACGCATAGAAGCCGGGGTTGCAGGAGCGTAGGTTCCGGTCCTGCTCGGGGCTGCAGTCCTTCTGCTCGATGATGCGCGCGACGGAGCCGTCCGCAGCAAACTCGAGGCGACCGTAGCCGGTGGGGTCCTCGGGAACCCAGGTGAGCATGGCCTCTGCGGCACCCTCGCGCTCGACGGAGTCAGCGAGGCGTCGGATGGTGTCGGGCTCCACGAGGGGTGCGTCGCCGTAGAGAACGACGAGTGTCCCCTGCGTGAGGTGCGCCTCCCCGAGGGCGACCTTCACGGCGTGGCCGGTGCCCCGGCGCTCGGCCTGCTCGACGAACTCGATGTCCTTCTCGGCGGCAAGACAGTCGCGCACCTCAGAGGCACCATGGCCCACGACCACGACGATGCGCTCGGCGCCGGCCGCGCGCGCGGCGCGCGTGACCCACGAGACGAGCGGACGGTCGAGGAGATTATGAGTGACCTTGGGGTGGCGGGACTTCATGCGCGTTCCCTCGCCGGCAGCGAGGATAATCGCGGTCATGGGCATTGGTGTGATCCTCCAATAACGTATGTCCCAGCAGGAATCACCCTCATACTAGCGCACGGGACGCCCGCTCTAGGAGAGGAGCCGCCCCTTCCTTCAGATTACCTCGGTTCCCGTCGCCTGGCAGCGCTGAACCAGATCGGCGCTCAGCTGCCCATCCGAGACGATGGCGTCGACGTCCTCGAGGTCGCAGACGGTAAACGTGCTGCGCCGCCCGAGCTTCGAGGTGTCCATGAGCATGATGACCTGCTCGGCCTGGTGGATGCAGGCCTGCTTGAGCTCGCACTCCTCGTCGGAGCCACAGTAGAAGGTCCCGCTCTCGCTCACGCTGGTGACGCCAATGAAGGCCTGGTCGAAGACGAGTGAGTTGATGCTGCGGATGGTGCTGCTGCCCGACAGGCTCATGCTGTAGCGGTTGAGGTGGCCGCCCGGGACGATGACGCTCGGCTTCTCGAGGCGCGCGAGCTCAGAGAGGCACGAGATGCCCGTCGTGAAGACGATGAGCCTCTCGTCCGGGAGCGCGCCGGCCAAAGCCGTGGTCGTGCTGCCCGAGTCGAGGAAGATCGTGGTGTCAGAGCGTACGAGCGAGGCGGCCTTCTCGGCGATGGCGATCTTTGCGGTGACGTTGCGCGTCTGTCGTGCGGCAAGAAGGTCGTCGGTTCCCACGGCGTAGCCCACCGAGCGCGCGCCGCCATGCACGCGGATGAGGCGGCGCTCGTCGTCGAGGGCCTTGAGGTCGGTGCGCAGCGTCATCTCGGAGACGTCGGGCAGCTCATGCTTTATCTGCGCAAACGTCACGCTGCCCTCCGTGTTGGTGAGCAGGACGATTTTCTCGCGACGCTCGTTCATGTCCAGGCTCATGGGGTCGTCCTTTCAGGCAAAAGGGAGGCTGCTCCCATCGTCGCACAAATGCGGGGTCTGCGCGCCGGCAGAGTGGCAGGACAACTCCCCATTCCACGAAGGCGAGGGGAGCGTCCCATCGAGCGTGCGGGACGATCCCCTCGCCTGAGGCCCTGTGGTGCGGGGTGAAGCCTTACCCCTCGTCGGGCCAGTTGGAGAGAAGGAAGCGCTCGGCCTCCGGATTCCACAGCCCGTTGTGGGCGTCGACGATGTCGGCGAGCGTGGTGAAGCGCTCGTCTCCGGTCTTCTCACCCTGGGCGCGCAGCTCGTCCAGGGCGATGAGCGGCAGCGTGATGTGGGTGTAGATGAGCTTCTTGCCTCCGGGGATCTTGGGCAGGGTCAGCGTGGCGTCGGGTGCCGCGTCGAGGCCGCCGATGTGGGTCACCATGACGGCGGGGTCGAGGCGCCCGTCCGCCGTGAGCTCGAGCGACTCGATCATGTCGTCGGTGTTGCCCCCGGTGGTGCCCATGACGTGCGTTGAGTTGTAGTGCACGTCATAGAAGTTCATAGGTGCCGAGAAGTTCTTGTCGGTGGGGCCGGCAAAGAAGTTGAGGCAGCCGTCGCGCCCGAGGATCGCGCTGCACAGCGTCACGACGGGTGCGACGGGAGCGTAGCAGAGCACGTCGTCGTAGCCCTTCCCGTCCGTGATGGCCCGCAGGAGGCCGGCAGGGTCGTCCGTCTCGCCGGTGTTCGCGAAGTGCACCTCGACGCCCTCCTCGGCCTTGATGGTGGCGGGGTCGAAGAGCTGGGCGGCGCGGTCGAGGCGCTCCTGGTTGATGTCGGCAACGGTCAAGATGGCCGGCTTGCGGCCGCAGTGAAGCGCATAGGTGATCGCGCCCAGGCCCATGGGAGCCATGATCATGGGCCCGCTCGCTGGTTGGCTTATCAAGCGTTGGGACGCGTGGGCCAAGACCTGGACACCCGCCGGCTTCGAGATGCTCGTGGACAACTTCTCGCTTGGCATCATCGGTCTCCTGCTGACCATCTTTAGCTTCTTTGCCGTGGGACCCTTCATGGGAGCGATCCTTACCGTCCTCATGGCGGGCGCGCAGATCCTTGCCGAGCACGGCCTGATGCCGCTTCTGGCCGTCTTCATTGAGCCCGCCAAGGTGCTCTTCCTCAACAATGCCATCAATCACGGCATCTTCAGCCCCATCGGCATGCAGCAGGTCGAGGAGGCCGGCCGCTCGATCATGTACATGCTCGAGGCCAACCCCGGCCCCGGCTTGGGCGTTCTTCTTGCCTATGCCCTCTTTTGCAAGGACGACAGCACGAGGCAGTCTGCCCCCGGTGCCATAATCATTCACTTCTTTGGGGGCATCCACGAGATCTACTTCCCCTACGTGCTCATGAACCCCAAGGTCATCATCGCCCCCATCGTGGGCAACGCCTGCGCCATCCTGTGGTTCTCCCTGACGGGATGCGGCCTCGTCGCCCCGGCGTCTCCCGGCTCGATCATCTCGTTCATCGCGATGTGCCCGGCCGACAAGATCGTGTTCACGCTCATCGGCGTGGCCATCGCCGCCGGCGTCTCCTTCGTCATCGCCATGCCGATCGTGCGCACGGCCGACGTGAAGATCGAGGGTACGGACGAGGCGGGCTTTGAGCTTCCCCGGACCACCGTCGATCCCACGGCCGTTCTTGCGGGCGTCTCCACCGTCGTGTTCGCCTGTGACGCGGGCATGGGCTCCTCCGCCATGGGCGCCACCCGCTTTGGCAAGCGCATCCAGCAGCTGAGACCTGACATCACGGTCGTGCACAGCTCCGTCGACGAGGTCCCCTCCAACGCGGATGTGGTCGTGTGCCAGAAGGCCCTTGCCGAGCGCGCCCGTCAGAGCTCTCCCGCGAACGCTCAGATCGTCGTCATCAACAACTTCATGAAGGACCCCGCGCTTGACGCGCTGGAGTCCCAGCTTACCGTTAACGTGGCCGAGCAGCCCGCCGCCAAGGCGGCAACCGAGGCAGCCTCCGCAGCCATTGCCACAGACGTCAAGGTCGCCGACAAGGTCATGGTCCCCGAGGGAGTCCGCCTTGGCCTGACGGGCACCGATCGCGAGGAGGCCGTGCGCGCCTGTGGCCAGGTCCTCGTCGAGCAGGGATGCGTCGACGAGGAGTATGTGGAGGCCATGGTCGAGCGCGACCGCGAGGTCTCGGTCTACATCGGCAACGGCGTCGCCATCCCGCACGGCACGAACGAGGCCAAGCGCCACATCAAGAGGACGGGTGTGGTGGCCCTGCAGTACCCGAACGGCATCAAGTTCGCGGACGGAACCGCCTACGTCCTCTTTGGCATTGCCGGCCTGGGCGACGAGCACCTGGAAATCCTTGCCAAGATCGCAAGTGCCTGCGGGGACGAGAAAATGGCCTCCGCACTGAGCACCTCGACGAGCGTCGATGATTTCCTGAGGATCCTGAACTAGAGGAAACCGCGTGAGGCCCCGTCGCGAGATGACGCACGCGGCGGGGCCTTTTTCATGAGAATGCATGCTGAGACGTCGCGCCGTTTGCGAGATGGCAGGGGTAGTAGGATTCGAACCCACATTCCGGGCACCAAAAACCCGTGTCCTAGCCATTGGACGATACCCCTGTGTGCCGTGCGACAGCAGGATTGTAACAGAGGCAGAGGCTATGTCTCGTCTCGCGTCTCGAGACTCGTGCTGAGCAGGGCGTCTACGAGCTCGACGTCTTGGGGGTCGTGCGAGCCAAGGGGAAGGCCGCAAGCCTCGAAGAAGTGGCTGCCCGCGAACTGGCGGGCGCGGAAGGACTCGTGAGCGCCGTCATCGAGATAGCGGACGCGACTTCGGCAGTCCGTGGTCCCGCAGAAGAGGATGCCGCGCGTGCGTACGTAGGACAGATAGATCTCATCGTCGCTCCAGAGCAGGGCACCTGCGAGCCCCTCGAGCTCGTAAGCCACGGCATAGCCCTGCCAGGTAATGGTGCGCAGACGTGCGTAGCGATCGAGCAGGGAGGCCATGCGGGTCACGCGGTGCAGCGTGGAGTGCGCGTCGACGAGAAGCGCATCGTCTGTCACATGGAGCCTGAGCCCCCGAAGCTTCTCAAGGGCAGCCGTTCGCTGCGCCCCCTCGAGAAGTACGGCGGGAATGGAGAGCTTGAGAGAGTCGTCCGAGAAGAGCTCCAGAGCCGAATGGGCCTCGGGAGAGCTGAAGGCGGGCGAGGCGCGCAGGATGAGCGAGTCGTGCGCGTGCTGGACGTGGCACTCCATACCCTGCTGAGAGAAGCTCTCTCGCATGGCGTCGGCCCGCTCGTTTTCTGCGGCCCTCGAGGAGGAGAGGATCTCGCGGGGCTGTCCCATGCGAAGGAGATAGAGATCGAAGAGGGGGACGGGACGTTCGACCGCATCGAGGGACGTGGGATAGTAGACCGTCCTGCGAAAGAACTCCGAGACGGCCCGCCTGCGTCCCGCGGCCTTTTCGTAGAGTTCCACGAGGGTGCCTCCCGTGGCGGGTCCCGAGGTGGAACCCTCTCGAATCCCCACGATTCCATCGGCCACGTAGGGAGGAAAGTCTCCCTCCTCGACGCGAATCACGGCGACGCCTCGCCCGTCGTCCGTGGGGTCTGCGAGGAAGCGCACGTCGAAGCGGGGGACGGGGGAGACATGCCTGCGACAGAGCTCGCCAATGGTCTGGCTGAGGTCTGCGGAGGGGCGGGAGAAGGGGCAGACGGACTTGTCGGCGTCAGCGATGCCGATGACGATCCATCCGCCGCGCGAGTTGGAGAACGAGGCGATGATCTTGGGAATCTTGCGCCGTACCGAGGCCGTCCAGGCGACCTTGAACTCGAGCGCAAAGCCCTCCTCGGCATCCCGCAGCTGGGAGAGATCCTCCCGGCGCACCTCGGCGAGCTCCTTGGGGGCTTCGCCTGCGTCATGAAACGGGCTGAACATGTCTGTGTCCTTCCGCGACTCGGCCTTTGGACATGAGAGCCGAGGGGCCTTGCTACAGCTCCAGACGGTCGAAGGCGACGCAGATGGCGTCGAGCAGCAGCACCGCGAAGGTCTGTGCGTCGTTCATCGTGAAGGCCGCCTTGCCTACGGGCAGCTCGACGCGGGCGGCGCGCGGATTGGTCGAGGAGCTCTGAATGGCGGTCTGCAGCCTCAGCGGGAGCGTGTCGGTGTCGTCGAGCGCAACGTTGCCCACGCCGGCAGCCTCGCCTGCGGGCAGCGGGGTGGACGAGAGCACGATGAGCGCGCGCGTCTCGGCGCTAGCGTCGGCGGGAGCGTCCACGAGCTCGATGCCGCAGTTCTCGACCGTGGCGTGGGCGAGGTTCCAGATGCGCCCGGCGACGTTGCGTGAGATGGGGTCGCTGGCGGTGATGGCGATGCCGGCGTCCTCGAGCACGCTGGCGGCGCGGGCGAACCCGATGCCACCCTGGGGATGCGGTCCCGCGGCGGGCTTTCCGGCCCAGACGTGGCGCAGCCGCTCGATGGCATCGAAGGTGTCGGGGAAGGCCATGCCGTCCGCGAGCGCGCCGACGCTCTCCTGGAAGAGCTTCACGGCCGCCTCGGTGTGGACGCCGTAGACGCCGTCGGACTCACCGCAGGAGAACCCCAGGATGTTGAGGCGCTCCTGCAGCTGATGGACGTCGTTGCCGTGAAAGTTGGGAAGGCGCAGGTAGAGTGTGCGGTCTCCCAGCTGGTAGCACTCGTCGACGAGCGTGGCCCACGTTGGTGCGTCCACGACCTCGCCGAGCGGGAGGTCGTGGTCAAGGCGAAAGCGCGCCACGGCCGTGGCGGTGGAGTGGCCGAAGAGCTTCTCGGCGCGCTCGTGTGCGTCCATCTTGTAGCTCAGCGAGCCCAGGCGCTCCTGTATGTCCTCGACGGCAGCACCTGATGCCCCCTCGTGAATTACTTCCATGTTGCCTCTCCTGTAGTGGGTGGGGTGGGGGCGGACCTAGTCCGCGCGCTCCACGAAGAAGTCTGCCATAGAGCAGAGCAGGCCGCACGCCTCAGCCGTGATGTGGCCTGCCTCGGCGAGCGCACGGGACTGCTCGGCGGCGGCGTCGGCGCGCTCACGGGCGAGCGCGCGGCACCGCCCGAGGCCACCGCCGCGCCCGATGAGATCGACGGCACGTGCGAGCTCTTCCGCGCTCGTGGTCTGGCTGCCGAGAAGCGCCACGAGCTCCGCGCGCTCGGAGCTCGCCAGATGCTCGAGCGCCCAGACGACGGCGAGCGTGCGCTTGCCCTCGGTGACGTCCGAGCGGAAGTCCTTGCCCTGGATTTGGGGGTCACCGACCAGATTGAGCAGGTCATCGGTCAGCTGGAAGGCCGCCCCCGCCG
This is a stretch of genomic DNA from Thermophilibacter immobilis. It encodes these proteins:
- the groL gene encoding chaperonin GroEL (60 kDa chaperone family; promotes refolding of misfolded polypeptides especially under stressful conditions; forms two stacked rings of heptamers to form a barrel-shaped 14mer; ends can be capped by GroES; misfolded proteins enter the barrel where they are refolded when GroES binds), which gives rise to MAKDILFGTDARAKLAKGVNTLADAVTTTMGPKGRYVALQRSYGAPTITNDGVSVAKEIELKDPIENMGAQLVKEVATKTNDAVGDGTTTATLLAQVIVNEGLRNVAAGANPIAIRRGVDKAVDAVVNEMKKSAQDVSTKKQIASVGTISASDPAIGAKISDAMDIVGKDGVITVEDSQTFGIDIDTVEGMQFDKGYISPYFSTNNESMVAELDSPYILMTDQKISNIQDILPILEAVQKQGAPLLLIAEDVDGEALATLILNKLRGVLNVCAVKAPGYGDRRKRMLEDIAVLTGGQVAMKELGINLTDVTAEMLGRAKSVKVTKDDTTIVGGSGSKDAIEERIGQIKAEIDNTTSDFDREKLQERLAKLSGGVAVIKVGAATEVELKEIKHRIEDALQATRAAVEEGIVAGGGVAFLTASKALDGVQTVDADEKIGVEIIRKALEAPVKTIANNAGYEGSVVAEKIKGLPEGQGLDSASGEYGDMIEMGVLDPVKVARVTLQNAASVASLILITEATITDEPKDTTIEEAISAAAAQGGQGGGGMY
- the gltA gene encoding NADPH-dependent glutamate synthase, whose translation is MPQINGRFVPNMKSPRTADNEEPAAERACDFRSVDKGFTKEMALAEADRCLDCKKPLCVDGCPVNINIPKFIEKIRDEDFGGGLDVIREESMLPAICGRVCPQENQCEGKCIRGKKGDPVAIGQLERFLGDQPDLASKPQMAPKNGKKVAVVGSGPSGIACAGELARNGFDVTVFEAFFTGGGVLVYGIPEFRLPKAVVKREIDGLEELGVKFEFNSVVGRITDAEELFEAGYDAIYVATGAGLPKFLNVPGENLPNVFFANEYLTRVNLMKANKFPTYDTPTKHGTNVVVFGGGNVAMDAVRTAKRLGAERAVIAYRRSEEEMPARRAELHHAKAEGVEVMPLVSPLEFVKGEDGCVCAVRVQKMELGAPDASGRRRPVPIEGAIEEIPCDVAISAIGTNANPFAKMIGDIKLNKWGYILADEDGRTSDPRIWAGGDIVTGAATVILAMGAGKTAAASITRALCA
- a CDS encoding sulfide/dihydroorotate dehydrogenase-like FAD/NAD-binding protein codes for the protein MYKILDKTQFSEKVFKFRIEAPGMAKHAHAGQFLMIRANETGERVPFTFADWNAEEGWVEFIFMVIGKTTEMLSSFEEGDYLTDVTGPLGRPTEMSEGTWAVIGGGVGLAIAFPVARQLKATGHEVHAIMGARTKDLLLLEDQFREVLDDDHVHITTDDGSYGEKGVVTAPLERLLEAKAVDHVFCVGPVPMMKFSALTAEKYGTPITASLNPIMVDGTGMCGCCRVEVDGVTKFACVDGPDFDATKVDWNDLRARQAAYRTEEGQALKAYEEANCACHR
- the pth gene encoding aminoacyl-tRNA hydrolase, which translates into the protein MSQSRPLMIVCGLGNPDAAYAHTRHNAGFAVVDALAQRHAVRYWKSEAGAQVAALDWKDADGEVRTVLLAKPMSYMNTSGGPLSKLARAHRVMPGQILVIHDEVDLATGEVRVKVGGGLNAHNGLRSIADKLGSRDFVRVQLGIGRPPGRMGVADYVLRELKGDFLADFEAAVARACDVTQDLLTTGPPSDKF